The proteins below come from a single Balaenoptera ricei isolate mBalRic1 chromosome 17, mBalRic1.hap2, whole genome shotgun sequence genomic window:
- the LY6L gene encoding lymphocyte antigen 6L — protein sequence MGEPVLVLWALLASLGCAGGATEPGENLSCYQCFKATSREFCAPAACASTDRVCVSHAVTITLRLRVGILLSKRCAPRCPNANMKSEWSSGPGMLGKIVRQCCSRSLCNRAPAPQEGPWALPRGFLLQAGLGLLWVLL from the exons ATGGGGGAGCCGGTTCTAGTCCTGTGGGCTCTGCTGGCGTCTTTGGGCTGTGCTGGCGGAGCCACAGAGCCAG GTGAGAACCTGAGCTGTTACCAGTGCTTCAAAGCCACGAGCCGGGAGTTTTGCGCGCCCGCCGCGTGCGCCTCCACCGACCGGGTCTGCGTCTCCCACGCGGTGACCATCACCCTGA GATTACGGGTGGGGATTTTGCTCAGCAAGCGCTGTGCTCCGAGGTGTCCCAACGCCAACATGAAGTCTGAATGGTCGTCGGGCCCCGGGATGCTGGGCAAGATCGTCAGGCAGTGCTGTTCCAGATCTCTCTGCAACAGGGCGCCCGCCCCGCAGGAGGGTCCCTGGGCCCTTCCAAGGGGGTTCCTGCTCCAGGCGGGCCTTGGCCTCCTCTGGGTCCTGCTGTGA